A stretch of the Macaca thibetana thibetana isolate TM-01 chromosome X, ASM2454274v1, whole genome shotgun sequence genome encodes the following:
- the AWAT2 gene encoding acyl-CoA wax alcohol acyltransferase 2: MFLPSKKDLKTTLEVFAVFHWISIAFIITTTVTIVNLYLVVFTPYWPVTVLILIWLAFDWKTPQRGGRRFTCVRHWRLWKHYRDYFPLKLLKTHDISPSRNYILVCHPHGILAFGWFGQFATEASGFSKIFPGITPYVLTLGAFFWMPFLREYVMSVGICSVSQSSIDFLLTHKGTGNMIIVVVGGLAECRYSLPGSSTLVLKNRSGFVRTALQHGVALIPAYAFGETDLYDQHIFTPGGFVNRFQKWFRSMIHIYPCAFYGRGFTKKSWGLLPYSRPVTTIVGEPLPMPKIENPSQEIVAKYHALYIDALRKLFDQHKTKFGISETQELEII; encoded by the exons CAACCACTGTGACCATTGTCAACCTCTACCTGGTGGTGTTCACACCATACTGGCCTGTCACTGTGCTTATTCTCATCTGGCTGGCTTTTGACTGGAAGACCCCTCAGCGAG GCGGCCGCCGGTTTACCTGTGTGAGGCACTGGCGCCTGTGGAAACACTACAGGGATTACTTCCCTCTCAAG CTTCTGAAGACTCATGACATCTCCCCCAGCCGCAACTACATCCTCGTCTGCCACCCTCATGGGATCTTGGCCTTTGGATGGTTTGGCCAGTTTGCCACAGAGGCCTCAGGCTTCTCCAAGATATTTCCTGGCATCACCCCTTACGTGCTCACACTGGGAGCCTTTTTCTGGATGCCTTTCCTCAGGGAATATGTAATGTCTGTAG GGATCTGCTCTGTAAGTCAATCCTCCATCGACTTTCTGCTGACTCATAAAGGCACAGGCAACATGATCATTGTGGTGGTTGGTGGACTGGCTGAGTGCAGATACAGCCTGCCAGGCTCTTCCACCCTGGTCTTGAAGAACCGGTCTGGTTTTGTGCGCACGGCCCTTCAGCATGG GGTGGCTCTAATACCTGCGTATGCCTTTGGGGAGACGGACCTCTATGATCAGCACATTTTCACACCTGGTGGCTTTGTCAACCGCTTCCAGAAGTGGTTCCGGAGTATGATACACATCTACCCCTGTGCTTTCTATGGACGTGGCTTCACCAAGAAATCCTGGGGCCTTCTGCCCTACAGTCGGCCTGTAACCACCATTG TCGGGGAGCCTCTACCAATGCCCAAGATTGAGAATCCAAGCCAGGAGATCGTGGCTAAATATCACGCACTCTATATTGATGCCCTACGTAAACTGTTTGACCAGCATAAGACCAAGTTTGGTATCTCAGagacccaggagctggagatAATTTGA